In one Brevibacillus choshinensis genomic region, the following are encoded:
- the bioC gene encoding malonyl-ACP O-methyltransferase BioC, with translation MGKRTVGNRFSEKAGTYDQYALVQKKMAERLQQLIFNAAIPEKVTQLLEIGCGTGGLTRLLRRHFSETKYQAIDIAPGMLDQARNQLRAEGLDCDFLRADIEDWVWAQKERTMDLIVSGACFQWLSQPAETLKGIGKLLRPGAPLLFSTFGPDTFEELHASFGYAHLCLGQADVRHGLSFYSGDQWESMLLVAGFEEIQVTSQKVVLTYPSVIDFLHAVKAVGANESQEKASGLGHRSLLMEMIGYYERAFATEHGIPVTYDLLYIQANRSRNLQKNMES, from the coding sequence ATGGGGAAACGGACCGTAGGAAACCGATTTAGTGAAAAGGCGGGTACGTATGATCAGTACGCGCTGGTGCAAAAGAAGATGGCTGAACGGCTACAACAGCTCATTTTCAATGCTGCCATTCCGGAAAAAGTCACGCAGCTTCTCGAAATTGGATGTGGAACGGGAGGACTGACCCGTTTGCTGCGAAGGCATTTTTCTGAGACAAAGTATCAGGCGATCGACATTGCCCCGGGGATGCTCGATCAAGCGAGAAATCAGTTGCGGGCAGAAGGTCTGGATTGTGACTTTCTGCGGGCGGATATCGAAGATTGGGTCTGGGCACAGAAGGAAAGGACGATGGATTTGATCGTATCTGGCGCCTGCTTTCAATGGCTTTCACAACCTGCCGAAACGTTGAAAGGTATTGGTAAGCTTCTGCGACCGGGTGCTCCTCTGCTTTTTTCGACGTTTGGTCCAGATACATTTGAGGAGCTTCATGCGTCATTCGGGTATGCGCACTTGTGCTTGGGACAGGCTGATGTTCGTCACGGTTTATCGTTTTACTCTGGTGACCAATGGGAATCGATGCTGCTAGTAGCGGGCTTTGAGGAGATACAAGTCACCTCGCAAAAGGTCGTCCTGACTTATCCATCCGTGATCGATTTTTTGCATGCAGTAAAGGCAGTTGGGGCAAATGAGAGCCAGGAAAAAGCGTCTGGTCTGGGGCATAGGAGTCTTCTAATGGAAATGATAGGGTACTATGAACGAGCATTTGCGACTGAACACGGCATACCGGTTACATACGATTTGCTGTATATTCAAGCAAACCGAAGCAGGAATCTACAAAAAAACATGGAATCATAG
- a CDS encoding alpha/beta fold hydrolase — MATNPAIVWLPGWGMPDELWDPIRSGLPAYHHVIPDYTRVTQPEEFIVMIEKEVGRISHLPLIVVGWSMGGMLAQRLAARYPVTGLVLISTTGRFVRSREERSKGWPEAYVTRMQRGLVEDRKHVMEAFYLSILSERERLEKKCSFQVKGQNEWTQEALRAGLEYLREEDCRPFSPALFCPTTIIHGTNDTVCPVAAGEELAAQIPGATFMQIEDCGHAPLIFHPEIITLAVQRMVEIHGETDRRKPI, encoded by the coding sequence ATGGCGACGAATCCAGCCATTGTGTGGCTACCTGGATGGGGGATGCCTGATGAGCTCTGGGACCCGATTCGGTCGGGGTTACCTGCTTACCATCACGTCATTCCAGACTATACGAGAGTGACACAGCCAGAAGAATTTATCGTCATGATTGAAAAAGAGGTAGGGAGAATCAGCCACTTGCCATTGATCGTGGTCGGTTGGTCCATGGGTGGCATGCTTGCGCAGAGATTGGCGGCTCGTTATCCAGTGACAGGGCTCGTCCTCATCAGCACCACAGGTCGCTTTGTCCGTTCGAGGGAGGAGCGGAGCAAAGGCTGGCCAGAAGCCTATGTGACGAGGATGCAGCGCGGGCTGGTAGAAGACAGGAAGCACGTGATGGAAGCATTTTACTTGAGTATCCTCTCAGAGCGGGAGCGGCTAGAGAAAAAGTGCTCGTTTCAAGTAAAGGGGCAAAACGAGTGGACCCAAGAGGCCCTTAGGGCAGGACTCGAATATTTGCGGGAAGAGGACTGCCGTCCGTTCTCTCCCGCTCTTTTTTGTCCAACAACGATCATACATGGAACGAATGACACTGTTTGTCCGGTTGCAGCTGGTGAAGAATTGGCAGCGCAAATCCCGGGTGCGACCTTTATGCAAATAGAAGACTGCGGTCATGCGCCGCTCATTTTTCATCCAGAAATCATCACGCTTGCTGTACAAAGGATGGTGGAGATACATGGGGAAACGGACCGTAGGAAACCGATTTAG
- the bioF gene encoding 8-amino-7-oxononanoate synthase: MTNRYAWMDEEWGRLEKIAQSRQINTVDSVLGERGAWIRVSGRSLLNLSSNNYLGLAHDPRLKAAATEAIEVWGAGATASRFVNGSCSLYTELEQRLADWKQREAALVFANGYQANTGVISALVGRGDAVFSDRLNHASIVDGIVLSRAEHYRYRHNDTEHLEFLLKQHRNARRKLIVTDTVFSMDGDTAPLAELVTLRDRYGALLMVDEAHAGGVLGERGEGLSHELGLHNEVDVIMGTFSKAFGAYGAYICADQSVIRYLTSKARSLIYSTALPPSVIASIHAALTIVQEDTSRRGRLRQMSSWFRKRLNTHPFEVGAGSSPIIPLIIGDNEKALQYSRMLEERGIAAVAIRPPTVPVGTARIRFTVMATHTLSELEWAADQLNQIRADLEGERG, translated from the coding sequence ATGACGAATCGATATGCTTGGATGGACGAGGAATGGGGGCGTCTGGAAAAAATCGCTCAGTCGAGGCAAATAAACACCGTGGATTCCGTACTTGGGGAGCGGGGGGCATGGATCCGGGTATCAGGCAGATCCTTGCTGAATTTGTCGTCGAATAACTATCTTGGACTTGCGCATGATCCAAGGTTGAAAGCAGCTGCGACGGAGGCGATCGAGGTTTGGGGGGCGGGCGCGACAGCCTCCCGATTCGTCAATGGCAGCTGTTCCTTGTATACCGAACTAGAACAGCGTTTGGCAGATTGGAAGCAGCGAGAGGCAGCGCTGGTATTTGCAAATGGCTATCAGGCGAATACCGGTGTCATCTCTGCTCTGGTTGGTCGGGGAGATGCGGTATTTAGCGATCGGCTGAATCATGCCAGTATTGTGGACGGGATCGTTTTGAGTCGCGCTGAGCATTACCGTTACCGCCATAACGATACCGAGCATCTAGAGTTCCTGTTGAAGCAGCATAGGAATGCGCGTAGAAAATTAATCGTCACAGACACCGTATTTTCGATGGATGGCGATACGGCTCCGCTGGCCGAACTGGTGACACTGAGAGATCGATATGGAGCTTTGCTGATGGTCGATGAGGCCCATGCAGGAGGGGTGCTAGGAGAACGCGGTGAGGGGCTGAGCCACGAGCTTGGTCTGCACAACGAAGTCGATGTGATTATGGGGACTTTCAGCAAGGCGTTTGGTGCATACGGGGCGTATATTTGCGCGGACCAGAGCGTGATCCGGTATCTGACCTCCAAGGCTCGTTCCCTCATCTACTCGACCGCTTTGCCACCTTCTGTGATTGCCTCGATCCATGCAGCACTGACGATCGTGCAGGAAGATACGAGCAGGCGGGGGCGCTTGCGTCAAATGTCCAGCTGGTTCCGGAAGCGGCTAAACACGCACCCATTTGAAGTAGGAGCAGGATCTTCCCCCATCATCCCGTTGATTATCGGGGATAACGAAAAGGCACTCCAATACAGCAGGATGCTGGAAGAGCGTGGTATAGCCGCAGTGGCGATTCGCCCGCCTACAGTGCCTGTGGGAACAGCGCGAATTCGCTTCACGGTAATGGCAACACATACTCTTTCCGAACTGGAGTGGGCAGCTGATCAATTGAATCAAATTCGTGCGGATCTGGAAGGGGAGAGAGGATAA
- the bioB gene encoding biotin synthase BioB encodes MIDQTTVFDWMDFAKKAINKDMLTREAALSVLHADDDELLPLMHAAFQVRRHFFGKKVKLNMILNAKSGLCPEDCGYCSQSIVSTAPVAKYTMLDKETLLAGAREAMNRKAGTYCIVASGRGPTEKELGQVIDAVKEIRETMPLKICACLGILSEEQASRLQTAGVHRYNHNLNTSRSHYGEITTTHSYDQRVETVDTVKRAGMSPCSGVIIGMGESDEEIVEMAYALRELDADSIPVNFLNAIPGTPLENNGRTPAIKALKVLALFRFLCPTKEIRVAGGREVNLRSMQPFALYAANSLFVGDYLTTPGQEITSDHQMIEDLGFEIELCAL; translated from the coding sequence ATGATCGATCAGACTACGGTTTTCGACTGGATGGACTTTGCGAAAAAGGCAATAAACAAGGACATGCTTACGCGTGAAGCGGCATTGAGCGTGTTACATGCGGATGACGATGAGCTTTTGCCATTGATGCATGCGGCATTTCAAGTCAGAAGACACTTTTTTGGCAAGAAGGTGAAGCTAAATATGATTCTGAACGCCAAAAGCGGTCTCTGCCCGGAGGATTGCGGGTACTGTTCCCAGTCTATTGTATCTACTGCACCAGTAGCCAAGTACACGATGCTGGACAAGGAAACGCTACTGGCAGGTGCCAGGGAAGCGATGAACCGCAAAGCCGGGACCTACTGCATCGTAGCTTCTGGTCGTGGTCCTACCGAAAAGGAGCTCGGGCAGGTCATCGATGCGGTAAAGGAAATTCGCGAGACGATGCCTCTGAAGATTTGTGCTTGTCTGGGGATTCTGAGCGAAGAACAGGCATCTCGTTTACAGACGGCTGGGGTCCACCGATACAACCACAATCTCAATACGAGCCGCTCCCATTATGGGGAAATCACGACCACCCATTCGTACGATCAGCGGGTGGAAACGGTAGATACAGTAAAGAGAGCCGGCATGTCACCGTGTTCTGGAGTCATTATCGGAATGGGCGAGAGCGACGAAGAAATCGTAGAGATGGCGTATGCTTTGAGAGAGTTGGACGCGGACTCGATCCCGGTCAATTTCCTGAATGCGATACCAGGCACACCTTTAGAAAATAACGGGCGGACTCCGGCTATCAAAGCACTGAAAGTTCTCGCGCTGTTCCGCTTCCTTTGTCCTACTAAGGAAATTCGTGTAGCAGGTGGACGGGAAGTCAATTTACGGTCTATGCAGCCATTTGCCCTGTACGCGGCCAATTCGCTATTCGTGGGAGACTACCTGACGACCCCGGGTCAGGAAATTACGTCCGATCATCAAATGATTGAAGACCTCGGATTCGAGATCGAGTTATGCGCGCTGTAG
- the bioD gene encoding dethiobiotin synthase: protein MKEQRYAGLFIAGTDTGVGKTFVTAGLAAALREEGLKAGVWKPVMSGALANEVGSDAYRLHSISGVEDLPEEIAPLVFPEPLTPLLAARAAGQELTMEQVLRGGKILKERHHYLLVEGAGGLAVPLTETEMMIDVAVQLGLPLLLVARSGLGTINHTLLSIWYAREKGVPVAGVILNEAKTDHTDDASIATNARLIERYGEIPVWGKVPRLKESLSRQQLVAFMRQHVNLAAIRSELEAQMIGGEGS, encoded by the coding sequence ATGAAGGAGCAGCGATATGCCGGTTTGTTTATAGCTGGAACGGATACAGGAGTAGGCAAGACCTTCGTAACGGCAGGCTTGGCAGCCGCTTTGCGTGAGGAAGGGCTCAAGGCGGGGGTGTGGAAGCCGGTCATGTCTGGAGCATTGGCAAACGAGGTGGGGAGTGATGCTTACCGACTGCATAGCATTTCCGGGGTGGAGGATTTGCCAGAGGAGATCGCTCCGTTGGTATTTCCAGAGCCGCTCACCCCGCTGTTAGCGGCAAGGGCAGCAGGACAGGAACTCACGATGGAGCAGGTTCTGCGAGGTGGGAAGATCCTCAAAGAACGCCATCATTATTTGCTCGTGGAAGGTGCGGGTGGACTCGCAGTTCCCCTTACCGAGACAGAAATGATGATCGACGTGGCCGTTCAGCTGGGGCTTCCCCTCCTGTTAGTAGCACGATCTGGACTAGGGACGATCAACCATACATTGTTGTCCATCTGGTACGCGCGAGAAAAGGGGGTACCAGTCGCTGGGGTCATTTTGAATGAGGCAAAGACAGATCATACCGACGATGCCAGTATCGCGACCAATGCGAGACTGATTGAACGGTATGGAGAGATCCCTGTTTGGGGGAAGGTGCCGAGACTGAAGGAGTCGCTCTCCCGTCAGCAACTGGTTGCGTTCATGCGGCAGCATGTAAACCTGGCAGCTATTCGTTCTGAGCTAGAAGCACAAATGATTGGAGGAGAGGGATCATGA
- the bioA gene encoding adenosylmethionine--8-amino-7-oxononanoate transaminase, which produces MLTKELVWLLYSQDELAAKNKQYLWHPFTQMKDYIEEEPLIIASGRGIKLFDVHGKEYYDGFSSVWLNVHGHNVPELNQAIIEQLDQVAHSTLLGMANVPSILLAEQLIRYAPEGLTKVFYSDNGATAVEISLKMAFQYWQNRGIAGKRSFITMNNAYHGDTIGATSVGAIPLYHQVYKPLLFSPYVIPYPYPYREGGDDAAVNATLDQLEQLLQEKATEIAAMIVEPVVQGASGMIIMPDGCLKKIADMLQAYDVLLIADEVATGFGRTGKMFACEHDGITPDIMAVAKGITGGYLPVAATLVKEAIYEAFYADYEEQKTFFHGHSFTGNPLGCAVALANLRLIEERQMVAEVAKKSEQLAGMLQSFADEPHVGDIRQKGLMVGIELVRDKETKEPYHWNERIGVRVCKLAREKGLLTRPLGNVIVLIPPLVSTDEELGDMVNILFESIREATREARVGVE; this is translated from the coding sequence GTGTTAACGAAGGAGTTGGTTTGGTTGCTTTATTCGCAAGATGAGTTGGCTGCCAAGAACAAGCAGTATCTCTGGCATCCTTTTACACAAATGAAAGACTACATAGAAGAGGAACCGCTGATCATTGCCAGCGGGAGGGGCATCAAGCTCTTTGATGTTCATGGAAAGGAATATTACGACGGCTTTTCGTCTGTATGGCTCAATGTTCACGGTCACAATGTGCCAGAGCTGAATCAGGCGATTATCGAGCAGCTCGATCAGGTTGCCCATTCTACGTTGCTCGGTATGGCGAATGTGCCGTCTATTCTGCTGGCGGAGCAGCTGATTCGATATGCACCAGAAGGCTTGACCAAGGTGTTTTATTCGGACAATGGGGCTACCGCTGTGGAAATATCACTGAAAATGGCGTTCCAGTATTGGCAAAATCGCGGCATTGCAGGTAAGCGGTCTTTTATCACCATGAACAATGCCTACCATGGCGATACCATTGGGGCAACCAGTGTGGGAGCCATTCCGCTGTACCACCAGGTCTACAAGCCGCTCCTGTTTTCGCCGTATGTGATCCCGTATCCGTACCCTTACAGAGAGGGGGGTGACGATGCAGCAGTGAACGCTACGCTCGATCAACTCGAGCAGCTGTTGCAGGAAAAAGCGACTGAGATTGCCGCCATGATTGTAGAGCCAGTGGTACAGGGAGCCAGCGGAATGATCATCATGCCGGACGGTTGTCTGAAGAAAATAGCCGACATGCTGCAGGCCTACGACGTACTTCTGATTGCGGATGAGGTAGCGACTGGTTTCGGGAGAACGGGGAAAATGTTTGCCTGCGAGCACGATGGCATCACCCCAGACATCATGGCAGTGGCAAAAGGAATAACGGGAGGATACCTGCCAGTAGCGGCGACACTCGTCAAGGAAGCAATCTACGAAGCCTTTTACGCTGACTACGAGGAGCAGAAAACATTTTTCCACGGACATTCATTTACGGGAAATCCACTAGGGTGTGCAGTCGCATTGGCCAACCTGCGCTTGATAGAGGAGCGACAAATGGTAGCAGAGGTTGCGAAGAAATCGGAGCAGCTTGCCGGGATGTTGCAATCTTTTGCAGATGAGCCTCACGTTGGGGACATACGACAAAAAGGGTTAATGGTTGGAATTGAGCTCGTACGGGACAAGGAAACGAAGGAGCCCTATCACTGGAATGAGCGCATCGGGGTACGTGTTTGCAAGCTAGCCAGGGAGAAAGGTCTCTTGACCCGACCGTTAGGCAATGTGATCGTCCTCATTCCTCCTCTCGTCTCTACCGACGAAGAGCTGGGTGATATGGTAAACATCCTCTTTGAATCGATCAGAGAGGCCACTCGAGAGGCGAGGGTGGGAGTGGAATGA
- a CDS encoding phosphodiester glycosidase family protein has protein sequence MRARKAVTLLTAATVAWGAFVPFVPLATNVALARAESSPLQMMWQTPIGEGTTLLKYTKSFANQLVTVMVTKVDLSNQYVEVKPVYGTKGKLTERQTVTQMARETGAIAAINADFFNMSKRGAPFGIVQKDGELISSMGLISYWYSLGLTGDKTAIIEKFGFGGKVTAQNGATYSIQGVNKEEYNPSEGRKSHQNQLNLYTPSFGKTSLGAISGYKDVVEVLFVDNVAKEVRMNQPGVYIPYNGYVLWGHGEAAAYLKQNFPVGSTAQVEYQTTPQNLNLLQAVGGNVLLVNQGKALTSFQADKSITSINSRTAVGISQDGKTLYMVTIDASKGVYLDELAKIMAELGSYRAVNFDGGGSTTLAARMLGETQANLSNVPSGGVERRVPTGLAVYNTAPPGDLRGFTIDVPSDVLIGQTVSMTASKGYDTHFQPFAINSSNVNWNVSGSDAGTVEGTRFTPARSGQITLQGRLGNVTQNKEIHVVSGSEVQQIVVSPNPITVAPGQSLTLDIKIKTKKGALVQATPLSVQTSVDSSIATVNDKLQLVAGEQPGNGKVTVTYDGVSTTIPFAIGQFEQPWLTFDNQVGMFHAANPASISSAGSFAAVSDQVFRTKKSAKLVYNFSGAPASSMRIAYGVLGAKPVAIPGKPLGLGLWVNGDNSRHWLRAEVIDANGKTVYVDLAKEIDWSGWKQVKGYFPSNAAYPLQLRSIYVVDQPNDGITHDQGTLYFDEASLLLPNQTGQPSDTAVVPELPGNMSLGSELDLQHSFVNTASFLETALIEVDPIVTQALPGYVPADYSFTIKPGELKAGAEDRISTSPIQLTLVPKKWIAGKGIGLLYVNEANNTLDPLLGTRNAQGQWVYDVNSYGKYVPYYLDNAGASFTDIANHPAKAEITYMADKGYVKGLTETTFGPEVSLTRAQFVTLIARTFDWELPSTPKLGFKDKVPAYAQGAVQVAVSKGLVKGYGDNTFRPDQPVTRAEAAVILDRLVNKKGASKTVGDKGTWPSWASTSITNMVGLGLMDPVSNKFQPNKATTRAVCVVALYRILQQTK, from the coding sequence ATGAGAGCGCGGAAGGCAGTGACGCTGCTCACGGCTGCAACAGTAGCCTGGGGAGCTTTTGTTCCGTTTGTGCCCCTTGCGACGAATGTCGCGCTGGCGAGAGCGGAATCAAGTCCATTGCAAATGATGTGGCAGACCCCGATTGGCGAGGGCACCACTTTACTCAAATACACAAAATCCTTTGCGAATCAATTGGTTACTGTGATGGTGACCAAGGTCGATTTGAGCAATCAGTACGTAGAAGTAAAGCCCGTCTACGGAACAAAAGGGAAGTTGACCGAAAGACAAACGGTTACGCAAATGGCACGTGAGACGGGAGCAATTGCGGCGATCAATGCCGACTTCTTCAACATGTCCAAACGCGGCGCTCCATTCGGGATCGTCCAGAAGGATGGGGAACTGATCTCTTCGATGGGTCTCATTTCTTACTGGTACAGCCTGGGTCTGACTGGAGACAAGACCGCAATCATCGAAAAATTCGGATTTGGCGGGAAGGTAACTGCGCAGAACGGGGCTACCTATTCCATTCAAGGGGTCAACAAGGAAGAGTACAACCCCAGCGAAGGACGAAAAAGTCACCAGAATCAGCTGAATTTGTACACGCCTTCTTTTGGTAAGACAAGCCTAGGCGCTATTTCCGGCTACAAGGATGTTGTAGAGGTGCTGTTCGTCGACAACGTAGCCAAAGAAGTTCGCATGAATCAGCCAGGAGTATACATACCTTACAACGGCTACGTCCTATGGGGCCACGGAGAAGCGGCTGCCTACTTGAAGCAAAACTTCCCGGTAGGTTCTACCGCTCAGGTCGAATACCAAACGACACCGCAAAACCTCAACCTGTTGCAAGCAGTGGGAGGAAACGTTCTCTTGGTCAATCAGGGAAAAGCGCTCACCTCTTTCCAAGCGGATAAATCCATCACGTCTATCAACTCACGTACGGCCGTAGGGATTTCTCAGGATGGCAAAACGCTGTACATGGTGACGATTGATGCCAGCAAAGGGGTATACCTCGATGAATTGGCGAAAATCATGGCAGAACTGGGGTCCTATCGTGCTGTGAACTTTGACGGGGGCGGTTCCACGACTCTTGCTGCACGAATGCTGGGGGAAACACAAGCGAATTTGTCCAACGTACCGAGCGGGGGCGTTGAGCGCAGAGTGCCTACTGGTCTGGCCGTGTACAATACGGCTCCTCCAGGAGATCTGAGAGGCTTTACCATCGATGTACCTTCGGATGTGCTCATTGGACAGACTGTTTCGATGACTGCTTCCAAAGGGTATGACACGCATTTTCAGCCGTTTGCCATCAATTCCTCCAATGTCAACTGGAACGTCAGTGGCTCGGATGCGGGTACGGTTGAGGGAACGCGCTTTACGCCTGCGCGTTCGGGGCAGATCACATTGCAGGGACGCTTGGGCAATGTGACGCAAAATAAAGAAATTCACGTCGTTTCTGGCAGCGAAGTCCAGCAAATCGTCGTTTCTCCAAATCCAATCACGGTCGCTCCAGGCCAATCCCTGACGCTTGATATCAAAATCAAGACGAAGAAGGGTGCGCTGGTTCAGGCTACACCGCTTAGTGTGCAGACCAGTGTAGATTCGTCCATAGCCACTGTGAACGACAAGCTGCAGCTGGTAGCGGGTGAACAGCCAGGCAACGGGAAAGTGACCGTCACCTATGATGGCGTCTCGACTACGATCCCATTTGCTATCGGTCAATTCGAACAGCCTTGGTTGACCTTTGATAATCAGGTCGGCATGTTTCATGCAGCGAATCCAGCGAGCATCAGCTCTGCCGGTTCATTTGCAGCAGTCAGCGATCAAGTATTCCGGACGAAAAAATCCGCGAAACTCGTTTACAACTTCTCAGGAGCTCCGGCGAGCAGCATGAGGATTGCCTACGGTGTGCTCGGAGCCAAACCGGTAGCGATCCCAGGCAAGCCGCTTGGATTGGGACTGTGGGTAAATGGCGACAACAGCAGACACTGGCTGCGTGCAGAAGTGATCGATGCGAACGGCAAAACGGTCTACGTCGATCTGGCAAAAGAAATCGACTGGTCGGGCTGGAAGCAGGTCAAAGGCTACTTCCCGAGCAATGCCGCTTATCCGTTGCAGCTCAGAAGCATTTACGTCGTCGACCAGCCAAACGACGGCATTACACACGATCAAGGCACGCTGTACTTCGATGAAGCTTCGCTCCTGTTGCCAAACCAGACAGGTCAACCGAGTGATACAGCGGTCGTACCGGAATTGCCAGGCAACATGTCACTGGGATCGGAGCTCGACTTGCAGCATTCCTTTGTGAATACCGCATCCTTCCTGGAAACAGCACTGATTGAGGTCGATCCGATCGTGACACAGGCCCTCCCAGGCTATGTACCGGCGGATTACTCTTTCACCATCAAGCCAGGAGAGCTAAAAGCAGGTGCAGAGGATCGCATTTCGACGTCGCCAATCCAGTTGACGCTGGTACCGAAAAAATGGATCGCCGGAAAAGGAATTGGACTCTTGTACGTGAATGAAGCCAACAATACGCTCGATCCACTGCTTGGTACGAGAAATGCACAGGGGCAATGGGTCTATGACGTCAACTCCTACGGCAAGTATGTTCCGTACTATCTGGACAACGCAGGTGCATCGTTTACCGATATCGCCAATCATCCAGCAAAAGCAGAAATCACGTACATGGCAGATAAAGGCTATGTAAAAGGTTTGACGGAAACCACATTTGGCCCTGAAGTGTCTTTGACTCGGGCGCAGTTTGTCACGTTGATCGCTCGCACCTTTGACTGGGAGCTTCCATCTACACCAAAGCTCGGCTTCAAAGACAAGGTGCCCGCTTATGCGCAGGGAGCTGTGCAAGTTGCCGTATCCAAGGGATTGGTCAAAGGCTACGGGGACAACACGTTCCGTCCAGACCAGCCTGTGACACGTGCAGAAGCGGCTGTGATCCTCGACCGTCTCGTGAATAAAAAGGGAGCGTCCAAAACGGTTGGTGACAAAGGAACATGGCCTTCCTGGGCCTCCACGTCTATCACCAACATGGTGGGACTTGGTCTGATGGATCCGGTAAGCAACAAGTTCCAGCCAAACAAGGCAACGACCCGTGCTGTATGCGTCGTGGCACTGTATCGCATTTTGCAGCAAACGAAATAA
- the wecB gene encoding non-hydrolyzing UDP-N-acetylglucosamine 2-epimerase, producing the protein MKTCKVMTVFGTRPEAIKMAPLVHELNKHGEQIESVVCVTAQHRQMLDQVLEIFEIKPDIDLNIMKDRQTLVGVTTRALESLDAAIKEVKPDIVLVHGDTTTTFVASLAAFYNQVAIGHVEAGLRTWDKYSPFPEEMNRQLTGVMADLHFSPTDGSANNLRQENKREETIYITGNTAIDALKTTVRDDYTHPVLDLVSDHKMVLMTAHRRENLGEPMRQIFRAVRRIVDEHPEIAVVYPVHLNPAVQEVAHELLGRHERIHLIDPLDAFDFHNFARRAHLILTDSGGVQEEAPSLGVPVLVLRDTTERPEGIAAGTLKLAGTDEEQVYAMTKELLTDQKAFEAMAHAANPYGDGEASRRIVEAILYHFGLRSDRPEPFQSGH; encoded by the coding sequence ATGAAAACTTGTAAAGTGATGACGGTATTCGGTACGCGTCCGGAAGCGATCAAAATGGCACCGCTTGTGCACGAGCTAAACAAGCACGGCGAGCAGATTGAATCGGTCGTTTGCGTGACGGCACAGCATCGTCAAATGCTGGATCAGGTGCTGGAGATTTTTGAAATTAAACCGGACATTGATTTGAATATCATGAAAGACCGGCAGACATTGGTGGGAGTCACGACTCGTGCACTGGAAAGTCTGGATGCGGCTATCAAGGAAGTGAAGCCAGATATCGTGCTGGTTCACGGTGATACGACCACGACTTTTGTTGCGAGTCTGGCAGCGTTCTACAACCAGGTGGCGATCGGCCATGTGGAAGCGGGCCTGCGTACGTGGGACAAGTACTCGCCATTCCCGGAAGAGATGAATCGCCAGCTGACCGGTGTGATGGCAGACCTGCACTTCTCGCCAACAGACGGCTCCGCAAATAATCTGCGTCAGGAAAACAAGCGAGAAGAAACCATCTACATCACCGGTAATACGGCGATCGATGCGTTGAAAACAACGGTGCGTGACGATTATACACACCCTGTACTCGACCTTGTTTCCGATCATAAAATGGTGCTGATGACGGCTCACCGCCGCGAAAATCTGGGTGAGCCGATGCGACAGATTTTCCGTGCGGTGAGAAGAATCGTCGACGAGCATCCAGAGATTGCCGTCGTCTATCCGGTGCATCTCAACCCTGCCGTGCAGGAAGTGGCGCATGAGCTCCTCGGAAGACACGAACGAATTCATCTGATCGACCCACTGGATGCTTTTGATTTCCACAACTTTGCTCGACGCGCGCACTTGATCCTGACCGACTCTGGTGGGGTTCAGGAAGAAGCTCCTTCTTTGGGTGTTCCAGTTCTCGTATTGCGTGATACGACTGAACGCCCAGAAGGTATCGCAGCAGGCACACTGAAGCTGGCGGGTACAGATGAAGAACAGGTATACGCAATGACAAAAGAACTGCTGACGGACCAGAAAGCATTCGAAGCTATGGCTCATGCCGCCAATCCATACGGTGATGGGGAAGCATCCCGCCGGATTGTGGAAGCCATTCTGTATCATTTTGGCTTGCGTTCGGATCGTCCGGAGCCGTTCCAATCTGGTCATTAA